The following are from one region of the Pseudomonas lalucatii genome:
- a CDS encoding sensor domain-containing diguanylate cyclase, whose amino-acid sequence MSRLAAVRFSHFLPSLLLLAGGVLAAALPSLSEFFTSLFNVLPTLLLLLGGSFCLVYGRQRELFLLLVLYLGYFLLDIQLDHYRAEGRVRDDAALVFHLCSLLLPLLYGLYAAWQERTHLLQDLVARAAVLLAVGGVALALAQRYPQAVLQWLALIRWPTLHGEWMSLVQLAYPLFLLGFVLLLLQYLRAPRPLHAAQLLGLSGLLWMLPKIFSLPHALNVMSSQVMLMLVAAVAHEAYQMAFRDELTGLPGRRALNERLQRLPRHYVIAMADVDHFKKFNDSHGHDVGDQVLRLVASQLRKVGGGGQAYRYGGEEFTLVFPGRTLDECLPHLEAVRQAVEGYRLQLRDKQQRPRDDRQGRARRGSAAAGEVSVTLSMGVAEREARQGNPEEVIKAADEALYSAKSAGRNCIRSHGQRRGAVRLVRPSP is encoded by the coding sequence GTGTCGCGCCTCGCCGCTGTGCGTTTCAGTCACTTCCTGCCGTCGCTGCTGCTGCTCGCCGGCGGAGTGCTGGCGGCCGCGCTGCCGAGCCTGAGCGAGTTCTTCACCTCGTTGTTCAACGTATTGCCGACCCTGCTGCTGTTGCTGGGCGGCAGCTTCTGCCTGGTCTACGGCCGCCAGCGCGAGCTGTTCCTGCTGCTGGTGCTGTACCTCGGCTATTTCCTTCTGGATATCCAGCTCGACCATTACCGTGCCGAGGGGCGCGTGCGCGACGATGCGGCGCTGGTCTTCCATCTGTGCAGCCTGCTGCTGCCGCTGCTCTATGGCCTGTACGCGGCGTGGCAGGAACGCACCCACCTGTTGCAGGACCTGGTCGCCCGCGCCGCGGTGCTGCTGGCGGTGGGCGGCGTCGCCCTGGCGCTGGCGCAGCGCTACCCGCAGGCGGTGCTGCAGTGGCTGGCGCTGATTCGCTGGCCCACCCTGCACGGCGAGTGGATGAGCCTGGTGCAGCTGGCCTATCCGCTGTTCCTGCTCGGCTTCGTCCTCCTGCTGCTGCAGTACCTGCGCGCGCCGCGCCCGCTGCATGCGGCGCAGCTGCTGGGGCTGAGCGGCCTGCTGTGGATGCTGCCGAAGATCTTCAGCCTGCCCCATGCCCTGAACGTGATGAGCAGCCAGGTGATGCTGATGCTGGTCGCGGCGGTGGCCCACGAGGCCTACCAGATGGCCTTTCGCGACGAGTTGACCGGCCTGCCGGGGCGGCGCGCGTTGAACGAGCGCCTGCAGCGCCTGCCGCGCCACTACGTGATCGCCATGGCCGACGTCGACCACTTCAAGAAGTTCAACGACAGCCATGGCCACGACGTCGGCGACCAGGTGCTGCGCCTGGTCGCCAGCCAGCTGCGCAAGGTCGGCGGCGGTGGCCAGGCCTACCGCTACGGCGGCGAGGAGTTCACCCTGGTGTTTCCCGGTCGCACCCTGGACGAGTGTCTGCCGCACCTGGAGGCGGTGCGCCAGGCGGTGGAGGGCTATCGCCTGCAGCTGCGCGACAAGCAGCAGCGGCCCAGGGACGACAGGCAGGGCCGGGCCCGCCGTGGCAGCGCCGCGGCCGGCGAGGTGTCGGTGACGCTGAGCATGGGGGTGGCCGAGCGCGAGGCCCGGCAGGGCAACCCGGAAGAGGTGATCAAGGCCGCGGACGAGGCGCTGTACAGCGCCAAGAGTGCCGGGCGCAACTGCATCCGCAGCCACGGCCAGCGCCGTGGCGCGGTCAGGCTGGTCCGTCCATCGCCTTGA
- a CDS encoding acyl-CoA dehydrogenase C-terminal domain-containing protein, with product MADYQAPLRDMRFVLNEVFEVSKLWAELPALAEVVDEDTANAILEEAGKVTAGVVAPLNRSGDEEGCSWDNGAVRTPAGFPAAYRTYAEGGWVGVGGDPRFGGMGMPKVISAQVEEMVNSANLSFGLYPMLTAGACLSLNAHASEELKEKYLPNMYAGTWAGSMCLTEPHAGTDLGIIRTKAEPQADGSYKISGTKIFITGGEHDLTENIIHLVLAKLPDAPAGPKGISLFLVPKFMVGADGSLGEHNSLSCGSIEHKMGIKASSTCVMNFDGATGWIIDAPNKGLAAMFTMMNYERLGVGIQGLATGERSYQSAIEYARERIQSRAPSGPQAKDKVADPIIVHPDVRRMLLTMKALNEGGRAFSSYVALQLDTAKFSEDPATRKRAEELVALLTPVAKAFLTDMGLETTLHGQQVFGGHGFIREWGQEQLVRDCRITQIYEGTNGIQALDLVGRKVVGSGGAFYQHFAEEIARFTDSADSSLAEFTEPLKAAIANLEQMTADLLERAKTDPNEIGAASVEYLHVFGYTAYAYMWALMAKAALGKAGEDDFYASKLGTARFYFARILPRIHSLSASVKAGSESLYLLDASQF from the coding sequence ATGGCTGACTACCAAGCTCCCCTGCGCGACATGCGCTTCGTGCTCAATGAAGTGTTCGAGGTTTCCAAGCTGTGGGCCGAGCTGCCGGCCCTGGCCGAGGTGGTGGACGAAGACACCGCCAATGCCATCCTCGAGGAAGCCGGCAAGGTCACCGCCGGGGTGGTCGCACCGCTGAACCGCAGCGGCGACGAGGAAGGCTGCAGCTGGGACAACGGTGCCGTGCGCACCCCGGCCGGCTTTCCCGCGGCCTACAGGACCTATGCCGAGGGCGGCTGGGTCGGCGTCGGCGGCGATCCGCGCTTCGGCGGCATGGGCATGCCCAAGGTGATCTCGGCCCAGGTCGAGGAGATGGTCAACTCGGCCAACCTGTCCTTCGGCCTCTACCCGATGCTGACCGCCGGCGCCTGCCTGTCGCTCAACGCCCACGCCAGCGAAGAGCTCAAGGAAAAATACCTGCCGAACATGTACGCCGGCACCTGGGCCGGTTCCATGTGCCTGACCGAGCCCCACGCCGGCACCGACTTAGGCATCATCCGCACCAAGGCCGAGCCCCAGGCCGACGGCAGCTACAAGATCAGCGGCACCAAGATCTTCATCACCGGCGGCGAGCACGACCTGACCGAGAACATCATCCACCTGGTGCTGGCCAAGCTGCCGGACGCCCCGGCTGGGCCCAAGGGCATCTCGCTGTTCCTGGTGCCCAAGTTCATGGTGGGTGCCGACGGCAGCCTGGGCGAGCACAACAGCCTGTCCTGCGGCTCCATCGAGCACAAGATGGGCATCAAGGCCTCGAGCACCTGCGTGATGAACTTCGACGGCGCCACCGGCTGGATCATCGATGCGCCGAACAAGGGCCTGGCGGCCATGTTCACCATGATGAACTACGAGCGCCTGGGCGTCGGCATCCAGGGCCTGGCCACCGGCGAGCGCTCCTACCAGAGCGCCATCGAGTACGCCCGCGAGCGCATCCAGAGCCGCGCGCCGAGCGGCCCGCAGGCCAAAGACAAGGTCGCCGACCCGATCATCGTGCATCCCGACGTGCGCCGCATGCTGCTGACCATGAAGGCGCTGAACGAGGGCGGTCGGGCCTTCTCCAGCTACGTCGCCCTGCAGCTGGACACCGCCAAGTTCAGCGAGGACCCGGCCACGCGCAAGCGCGCCGAGGAGCTGGTAGCGCTGCTGACCCCGGTGGCCAAGGCCTTCCTCACCGACATGGGCCTGGAGACCACCCTTCACGGTCAGCAGGTGTTCGGCGGCCACGGCTTCATCCGCGAGTGGGGCCAGGAGCAGCTGGTGCGCGACTGCCGCATCACCCAGATCTACGAGGGCACCAACGGCATCCAGGCCCTCGACCTGGTCGGGCGCAAGGTGGTCGGCAGCGGCGGCGCCTTCTACCAGCACTTCGCCGAGGAAATCGCGCGCTTCACCGACTCGGCCGACAGCAGCCTGGCCGAGTTCACCGAGCCGCTCAAGGCCGCCATCGCCAACCTGGAGCAGATGACCGCCGACCTGCTGGAGCGGGCCAAGACCGACCCCAACGAGATCGGCGCCGCCTCGGTCGAGTACCTGCACGTGTTCGGCTACACCGCCTACGCCTACATGTGGGCGCTGATGGCCAAGGCGGCCCTGGGCAAGGCCGGCGAGGACGACTTCTACGCCAGCAAGCTGGGCACCGCGCGCTTCTACTTCGCCCGCATCCTGCCGCGCATTCACTCGCTCAGCGCCTCGGTCAAGGCCGGCAGCGAGAGCCTGTACCTGCTGGACGCGTCGCAGTTCTAA